GAAGAGCTCTTCACTGACCTCATACATAGTATGTTGTTATTTCCGAGCCAAGATACCCAAAAGTGCAAATTGTCACCACATGCTAAAATGATAGGAACAGTTGTACCCTAATGTGAGATGGAAGAATTGCCTGCGTGTTCAAAGGATGGGTGGAACCACACACATTTCTTCTTAGAAGGTCCCCCACCCACTGTATTGTGTATGAAAATCCAAGGCCCACTTCTTTTTGCAATTAAGAAGTGAAGTTGTTTTTTGAAATCACATCTTGTAACCAAAAAGGTCTGTTAGACGGCATTATCTTTCCAGGacacataaaaaaatgtttaccCAGATAACATGAGAAGGACGATATGAACTTTATCAAGTTGTATCTGGTATGTATGATGAGAACAGGGTATGCGAGGACGCTGTCGCTGGGAAGGATTGAAGGATAATGCAAACTAACAGACCATCGTAGTCACAAGATGTGATTTAATAAACTTCACTTATGAATTGCAAAAAGTAGTGTGCCTTGTAATTTTATACACTGCATGTGTCTGATGCCATAGAATTGGAGACAGAAAGCAATGATAAtgtctgcggaatatgtcagtgctatataagtgagtaaaataaatgatTGCTTCCGTGATTGGACATACACATGGCACAAGCTAGCAGTCGTCTGGTTGCAAAACTCAGCCTAAAGTACAATAGGGGCAGCATGCCACATTCCAGACTTACAATTCAGTAGGCATGTTGAGGACATCTTTCAGAATTAAGACAGCGGCAGCTGATGTGCAGTTTAATAAgcttaaggcttcatgcacacgacggtatgtattttgcagtccgcaaactgcaaatccacaaaatacggataccacCTGTCCGCATTTTTTCGCTGATCTGTTGACCAAtgggtctggggtctgcattttatggaccagaataggacatgttctataatttgtgggacCAACATATGGATGCCGAGAACACAAGTCTGTCattcgcagatccacaaaattcAGATACcgtctatgtgctgtccgcatttttttatatattttttcagatcCATATGAGTCggtggtccacattttgcagactagAATAGGGCTTTTTCTATAATATGTGGAATGGACACACAGACGTATacagcacatggacgtcatccgcatAATATGGATACCGTCCAGACCCGTTGACttgcggaccagaataggacatgctctatattttgcggaacagatggatGCCGTCCATTGCACAAAttaaagaacatgttctattctgcaGACCCTGCCTGGACCCATTGTTCCGCTTGTCCTGGACACATActgtatccatattttgcagatccacggtttaCAAAAcgcaaaatacatatagttgagTGCATGAGATTTTGGGGGGGATTTATCGAaccagtgtaaagtagaactggcttagctccccaaagcaaccaatcagatttcacctttaatttttcacagctcctttggaaaatgaaaggtggaatatgattggttgctatgggcaactaagccagttctactttacaccaatttgataaatctccccctttaagTCTCAAAATAGATTTTATAAATAGACTGGCACACTATGTCTGGTAGCAAGTAAAGAACAAGCGGGTAGTATTAAAGAAAGTATTATTTTATTCTCCCTATTATAAAAATGTAGATAAGAGATCAAAAAGACAGAGCAGAGGATCAAGGACAAAAAACAGTAAAAATAAGGTaggagaaaaaataaagaaaatggtaAATATAAAATGTACATTATAAGGTGACTCTGATATGAGAATATCTAGAGATAAGACTGTGGCCACAAAGGGGGGTAATAGTCACAAGGAAAAGTGGTTTAGCCAAAAGTTAGTGGCTGTAAAAATTCCTTCTGGGAATATCAAGTCTCAAAATAGCTTAGTATATTAGCCAATAAtcaagaataaaaatatatataaggctactttcacactagcgttcgatcggatccgttctgaacggatccgctcataataatgcagacggaggctccgttcagaacggatccgtctgcattaaaatggcaaaaaaaagctgtgtgaaaatagcctcggacggatccgtccagactttcaatgtaaagtcaattggggacggatccgcttgaagattgagccatattgtggcatcttcaaactgatccgtccccattgacttacattgtaagtctggacggatccgcacggccaggcggacacccgaacgctgcaagcagcgttcagctgtccgcttgtccgtgcggaggcgagcggagcggaggctgaacgccgccagactgatgcagtctgagcggatccgctccattcagactgcatcagggctggacggctgcgttcgggtccactcgtgagccccttcaaacggagctcacgagcggacacccgaacgctagtgtgaaagcagcctaaaaaaGCTGACCATTTCTCCTATATAAGTAGTGCTTGTCAGGTAAAACTTTCCGTGCTCCCATGAGAACTCTTTGACAGATATGGCtttttatatgcaaattaacgtATGTCAGCCAACCTACAGACTGCTCCAACAGAAAAAGTGACCAATTTGTAGATATCGGGGTTACTCTTCATTTTGGAGGCGTCTCGGTTTGGCTGACTTGAGCCAATCTGAATACTCCCCCCCTTTCCCATGAAGCCTTGCTTGAAAATAAGCCCTACACTTATTGAGAACCAATAACCCCCTTAATCTAGATTTTCCCATTAAATCCATCTATACACAAGTAGATGTCTCATGGTCAAGAAATTATTTGCCATCTTTCGAACCTTACTTTGTGGAGCAGCAGGGGTCCATTTGGCCCTGTTTAGGGTCAACGTAACTTTTGAGCTTATAGTATGTAGCTGTGGACAATTAGGCAATACACATAGTTGGATTCAGACTACATAAACCATATTAAAAGGCCATTCACTACATCACCTACGGTATTATTCTTTGAGGGAATTGTGATTTGACAGTGGCCGAGTTTACACCCACACATTTTGTAATATTGTTGTCttcatttttacaaaaaaaagctaaatccATTTCTTCATTTGTGCAGAACGGTTCTATTAATGATTTCTATGCCTGTCTTCAAGTCGTTCTATCCCAAGGAGAGAGAGAAAATTAGATTAATGAGCCATTGTAAATGAGTGAAACGCTAACCTTGCTGGCTGTCTTTGTGTACTTTGGCATCGTTCTCACTGAGCATTAGCTGGCTAGAGATATATTTATGTGAACAGTTGTTCTTTTACTATTTTTGATTCACTGAAAACCTAACAAACCATGGTGAGTAAGTCGCAAAAACAGAAGCAACATTTTTCTGCCAAGCATAGTCACAGTCAGCAAGTCATCCATTTCACATACTCTAATCGCTTCTTGTATGAATTGCCTGTACACGGAAATCATGTGATGGCTGTTTGGTATGTTTTAATTAGCAGTGATAAAATTAGGTACTGGACATGAATCACCCGTTTTATGCATTTAGCTGCTTTCTCCAATGACTACCGTCTATGATAAACTATGCCTTTAGCGTCATTTCCCTTTCAGAAAGTCATAGCGAGCAGCAGCtctgtagcctaaggcctcatgcacacgaccgttgttctggaccgcatctgagccacagtttttgcggctcgggagcggacccattcacttcaatggggccacaaaaaatgctgacagcactctgtgtgctgtccgcatccgttgctcctttaCATaccccccgcaaaaaaaaatataacatgtcctattcttgtctgttttgcggacaagaataggcatttctacaatgggccgcctgttccgcaaattgcgaaaggcacacgggcggcttccgttttttgcggaccgcaaaaaaacggaatggtcgtgtacatgaggccttagagcatggatgtcaaactcatggccctccagatgttgcaaaactacaactcccatcattccctgatagctttaGTATGcctaggcatgatgggagttgtcgttttgcaacagctggagggccacgggtttgacatccctgccttaGAGTAATGAGCACTGAGAAGGGATGCTTAGTGGCACCAAACTGGACAAGGGCTACTGGTGACACATCTATTTTTAGTCTATATGTGTAAAAGATAATTGCAAGTTTCCTgctacatttcattttttttgcattatttaAGATTTCCCACAAGATAGATGTACACTGGTTGTTGTCCTTTGCAGCGCTGGTTTTGTATAAATTTCATATGACATTGTAAAGACACATTCTCATGCTGAATGTCCAAATAAGCTATAATAGGTACAACATATGCCAGAAGTGTCAATTACACCTTTCAATACCACAAGGAATACAGATAATTTTTCACTGTGGGAGTTAATGGGCAGCACATGTATTTTTGTGGAGCCTGGTTGCATACGTCACATCTATATGTTTGTGATGTGGTGAACACTGCGTTGCTGAGTTGTAAAGTTTATTGCTGTGAAGTACAGtctggggcagactgggaacttaaagtggccctggaaaaaacgaAAAGTGGACCCATGTTGTCGGCTGGTCCAAATTCACAGAAGGCCGAGCAACACAAGTTGGCAGGGACAACCGAGGTGGGTGCGGCCAGCAATACcatggtgcagcacaaaataccgccccagcataaccaaataccTCTGTGCAGCATAACATACTACAGTTTCAATGTACTGAGGACATTGATACAGTCGTATTCAGAATGGACCTGCGGCTATCGGCAAGGTACATAGGTACCTGATGctcttagcattaattaatgctgagagcatcagatcattatgtagctGAACACGGCCCATGAGGAGGACTCAGGCGGCcctctgggcatcagcccaccgggaaatttccctgtagggtttatggccTGTCCGCCCCTGAGTACAGTACATAATTTGACATTGTTGTACATTTCTGAAAGCAGTCCCCCAATACTATATATTTTATTGTAGTTTTGAATATATTGGCTTAAGTGgtatattgggggagatttatcatctctctTGTGCGAGAAAAGTCGCTTTACAAAGTTGCAACCTGTATGTTTGTCGTAAGCGCCTCTTTTTACGCGGCCTtcgccacttttccaaaaagaCGAGGCCAACAGCTGAGACAGATTTATCTTgatttacgccagttttctggtgcaaatgaagccagaaatctatttTCTGTTTAGCCGcacagactgccggaggatgcTCCTGTGCCTCATCATTAATAAGGCACAGCCTctggcagcacaggggatatcaagaccagaCTCCCCCCTAAAAACAGGTTCTGTGAAGCTGCATCGAACAACACACATTGAATTATTGTCAGCCATGCCTGATCATTTTGGTGGGTTGGCTGATTACCTAATGTGCATGTTGGCCTCCCAACTCTCATTCCACAAACTAAAAAACTTGGAATTTCCCAATTCTTTTGTTCTAGCAGGAGATCAGCCTCCGCCAGAGCTGCCTGGAAGTGGCATTCTCCACTCTTGCCATTCAAAACACATGCTTGGTCGGCCATACTGtgcatgcatgtgtatgagggagtcaggaAAAATAGTTGTCAGCCAAATGAGCATTTTTTACTGTAGACTTGCTTTACTAAATTAATTTGCAAGCCGGTATGTGTTAACATATGATGTatatgtttagtgtttttttggGATTATATATATCTAGTTTTTCAGGGGCTTTTTTCTACTTCATTCAAGTTCACTTTTTCCACTTCTCTTTGAATATCAAGTACCAATTAATCATTCCACGCACTGTTTGTTCCTTCTGCTCTTTACATCCTCAGACAGAAGGCGTGCAGTGtctcaagctccccagaactaaTGTAAGCCAAGTAAATCTCTGCTTATAAGAGCATATTGGTGCACCTGATCATTGTTCTCTACGAACCGCAAACATGCCCTGTATGATCTAGTCTGTAAAATTGCAGAAGTGTTTGTGATTGTGGTTGCAATAGCAAACCAACACTTCTGTAGCTCTAGTGGAAACTTCTTCCGTACAAGAGGGACTTTTAGCTCAAGTCATAGATTAATATTGCAAAATACTGACGTAGTATTTTCTGTCTAAATATGACATTTACTCATCTTTTTCTTCCATTTCCATGTTTTAAAATCAATGTGTTCTCTTTTTTGCAGGTGGCATGGCATATTGTGGGTAGACTGCAAAGATGGTCACAGACTCCAAGCTTGAACTCCTGGGAATAAATATTTATAGCAGATGGAATTTCCTATAATTACGATATTAATGTTCACACGGTTTAAGGAACGCTGTCAGAAAGTCTCCAGCAACCGTGGACTGTTCCCAATGCCACTTGGCGCTGATGCAGCTAAGGAAAATGCCTACCATTAAAAAAGAGGAATGTGCTGATACAAGAAATAGTATGGAGAACATCCTTGTGCTTAATCCTAGTGTGCCCGACATGTCTGAATCAATGGACTCCAGTAATGACATGTTGTATAATGAAGGGTCGGtttcaaaaaacaagtcctcctcCTGTCGCAGGAAAAGGGAATTTATACCTGATGAAAAGAAAGATGCCATGTACTgggaaaaaagaaggaaaaacaaTGAGGCCGCAAAGCGATCGCGTGAAAAACGTAGACTAAATGATATGGTTCTAGAAAATAAACTGATTGCATTAGGGGAGGAAAATTCTAATCTGAAAACAGAACTGCTCTCCCTAAAACTTAAATTTGGATTGATAAGTTCTGCTTCCTATGCCCAAGAGATACAAAAAGTTACCACTGCCACAGCTGTGTATTTTCAGGAATATGCGGCTGCTAAATCAAATGCTGCGATATCTTTCTCAGGAGAACATGAACATCCTTTAATGGGCAGTAGCTGTATCTCTGTAATCAAGCACTCCCCTCAGAGCTCTATCTCTGACGTATCTGAGGTATCATCTGGAGAACTTGTCCATCCAACCCCTACCCAAAACACCTGCTTGAACTTTCAAAGGGTAAAGCAGGAACCCCTGGAAATCGAGAACTTTGCTCGGGAACCTAGAGAAGAAAATCCCTCCTATGCATCATCTATCTATCGGAACTATATTGGAAGTACATTTCCTGGGTACTCACATTCTCCCCCACTTTTGCAAATTAACAGTTCCTCCAGCAACTCACCGAGAACATCGGAGGCTGATGAGGGAGTGGTGGGAAAGACTTCTGATGGGGAGGATGAACAACAAGTTCCTAAGGGTCCTATCCATTCCCCTGTTGAACTGAAAACTGGTCATACAACAGTTATTAAAGTCCCAGAGGTGAACTCCTCTGCACTGCCTCATAAACTGCGAATTAAGTCAAAAGCAATGCAGGTAAAAATGGAAACACTGGAGAACGAGTTTGATGCCACACAAAAACTCCCACTGCCAATTGACATGTCCTCAAAAAGGCACTTTCCTCTGGAAAAACATAGTAGTGAACCTCTGGTACATTCTTCGTTGTCCCCCTTGTCAGTTCAAGTGACTAATATCCCAGACTGGCCTATACAATCAGGACAATGGCATCATAAGGAACTTGATAAAATCCCAAACCTTTGCAAATCATCTGTAATTGCCGGAATGTCAGACAATGTCTACAAAGCTTCTGAGCCAGAGAACTTGTATTTAAAACGAGGTATCGCAAATTTATCTGCTGATGTGGCCACACTTAAGAGACTTATAGTAGCTCAAGAAATCTGCACTTCAGATTCCAGCTAAATTACTACTGAAATGATTTCAGATTCTTAATGTAAAGGGTGTCGTTTGCAGTAAATGAGTATGTTTTGTAAGATGCTGATTTTCACTGGAATCGTGACGTCATTTCACTGTTTTGTTCCTGTAATGATGTCTACTAAATATTGTCTTTTCCTGTGCACAATATTCTGAAGACTATTTTGTGGTTCTATGATCACTATGCCTTGTGTACAGTTACGTAGCTAT
This portion of the Bufo gargarizans isolate SCDJY-AF-19 chromosome 1, ASM1485885v1, whole genome shotgun sequence genome encodes:
- the NFIL3 gene encoding nuclear factor interleukin-3-regulated protein — its product is MQLRKMPTIKKEECADTRNSMENILVLNPSVPDMSESMDSSNDMLYNEGSVSKNKSSSCRRKREFIPDEKKDAMYWEKRRKNNEAAKRSREKRRLNDMVLENKLIALGEENSNLKTELLSLKLKFGLISSASYAQEIQKVTTATAVYFQEYAAAKSNAAISFSGEHEHPLMGSSCISVIKHSPQSSISDVSEVSSGELVHPTPTQNTCLNFQRVKQEPLEIENFAREPREENPSYASSIYRNYIGSTFPGYSHSPPLLQINSSSSNSPRTSEADEGVVGKTSDGEDEQQVPKGPIHSPVELKTGHTTVIKVPEVNSSALPHKLRIKSKAMQVKMETLENEFDATQKLPLPIDMSSKRHFPLEKHSSEPLVHSSLSPLSVQVTNIPDWPIQSGQWHHKELDKIPNLCKSSVIAGMSDNVYKASEPENLYLKRGIANLSADVATLKRLIVAQEICTSDSS